In one window of Henckelia pumila isolate YLH828 chromosome 1, ASM3356847v2, whole genome shotgun sequence DNA:
- the LOC140880278 gene encoding apoptosis inhibitor 5-like protein API5 isoform X2, with product MAEDSGEIEKLYEYCEKLNEAKDKSLNKVDYEGIIAAANGSVKAKQLAAQMIPKFFKFFPDLSEQALDQHLYLCEDEELGVRVQAIRGLPFFCKDTPEHLAKIVDILGQLLVAGDNVERDAVHKALMMLLRQDVKTSLTALFKHIGGLDDRNAEDLSTWETIREKVLCFIRDKVFPLKAELLRPQAEMERHVANLVKQNLQDVTAVEFKLFIDFLKSLSLFGQNAPVERVQELVEIIEGQADLDAQFNVSDGDHIDRFISCLSMALPFFMRGASSSNFFSYLNKQILPVFDKLPEEQKLSMLKILAECSFTAKPQDSRQLLPAVVQLLKTPNASNSLCGYKIVTGQTSDRLGEDFSEQYKDFTERLSTIEDLSRAMIKKLTQGMADHNKAMAAAKLEEEKDAIKKQKQNATMGLRSCNNILAMTLPLHSKVPSFIGDKKITLSWKETTPTVAAAGKKRSAATLSSTSASKKGRGAGGDFQNPLLNKAFQGLNDGRGRGRGRGWRGRGGGGRSYR from the exons ATGGCGGAGGATTCTGGAGAAATCGAGAAGCTCTATGAGTACTGCGAAAAACTCAACGAAGCCAAAGACAAGTCCCTA AATAAGGTTGATTACGAGGGAATTATAGCAGCAGCGAATGGGAGTGTCAAGGCCAAACAATTGGCGGCACAGATGATACCAAAGTTTTTCAAATTCTTCCCGGACCTCTCCGAGCAAGCTCTTGACCAGCATTTGTACTTGTGCGAAGATGAGGAGCTAGGG GTTCGAGTTCAAGCTATCCGAGGGCTTCCCTTTTTCTGCAAGGATACACCTGAACATCTGGCAAAAATTGTTGATATACTTGGTCAACTTCTTGTAGCTG GAGATAATGTGGAGCGCGATGCGGTGCATAAAGCCCTTATGATGTTATTGCGGCAGGATGTAAAGA CTTCATTAACAGCTTTATTCAAGCACATTGGAGGTTTGGATGATCGAAATGCCGAGGATCTCAGCACTTGGGAGACCATCCGTGAAAAAGTTTTATGCTTTATACGAGACAAG GTGTTTCCTCTGAAAGCTGAACTGTTGAGGCCACAAGCTGAAATGGAGAGGCATGTTGCTAATTTGGTGAAACAG AATTTGCAAGACGTGACTGCAGTGGAGTTTAAATTGTTCATAGACTTTTTGAAAAGCTTGAGCTTATTTGGACAGAACGCGCCTGTTGAGCGAGTTCAAGAGcttgttgaaattattgaagGACAGGCTGACCTAGATGCTCAGTTTAAT GTTTCAGATGGAGATCACATAGATCGGTTTATATCATGCCTAAGCATGGCCCTTCCATTTTTCATG AGGGGTGCATCAAGTAGCAATTTCTTCAGCTATCTGAACAAGCAAATTCTCCCAGTGTTTGACAAG CTTCCTGAAGAACAGAAACTAAGCATGCTCAAGATCCTTGCTGAATGTTCATTTACTGCAAAACCTCAAGATTCAAGACAGCTTCTTCCCGCTGTTGTTCAACTTTTGAAG ACTCCTAATGCCTCAAATAGCCTGTGTGGCTACAAGATTGTCACTGGACAAACATCTGACAGGCTTGGAGAAGATTTTTCAGAGCAATATAAAGATTTTACAGAGAG ATTGAGCACTATTGAGGATTTATCTAGAGCAATGATTAAGAAATTGACCCAGGGGATGGCAGATCATAATAAAGCAATGGCTGCAGCAAAattagaagaagaaaaagatgcGATT AAGAAGCAGAAACAGAATGCTACAATGGGACTTCGTTCCTGCAACAACATACTTGCAATGACACTG CCTTTGCACTCAAAAGTACCTTCATTCATTGGCGACAAGAAAATTACCTTGTCATGGAAAGAAACTACCCCCACTGTTGCTGCTGCCGG TAAAAAACGAAGTGCTGCCACTTTATCCAGCACTAGTGCATCCAAAAAGGGTCGTGGAGCAGGAGGAGATTTTCAGAATCCACTTCTTAACAAGGCATTTCAAGGGTTAAACGACGGAAGAGGTAGAGGCAGAGGTCGCGGATGGAGGGGACGTGGTGGTGGAGGGAGAAGTTACCGTTAA
- the LOC140880278 gene encoding apoptosis inhibitor 5-like protein API5 isoform X1 has translation MAEDSGEIEKLYEYCEKLNEAKDKSLNKVDYEGIIAAANGSVKAKQLAAQMIPKFFKFFPDLSEQALDQHLYLCEDEELGVRVQAIRGLPFFCKDTPEHLAKIVDILGQLLVAGDNVERDAVHKALMMLLRQDVKTSLTALFKHIGGLDDRNAEDLSTWETIREKVLCFIRDKVFPLKAELLRPQAEMERHVANLVKQNLQDVTAVEFKLFIDFLKSLSLFGQNAPVERVQELVEIIEGQADLDAQFNVSDGDHIDRFISCLSMALPFFMRGASSSNFFSYLNKQILPVFDKLPEEQKLSMLKILAECSFTAKPQDSRQLLPAVVQLLKKYLVRRKIEEMNFTSIECLLYAFHHLAHKTPNASNSLCGYKIVTGQTSDRLGEDFSEQYKDFTERLSTIEDLSRAMIKKLTQGMADHNKAMAAAKLEEEKDAIKKQKQNATMGLRSCNNILAMTLPLHSKVPSFIGDKKITLSWKETTPTVAAAGKKRSAATLSSTSASKKGRGAGGDFQNPLLNKAFQGLNDGRGRGRGRGWRGRGGGGRSYR, from the exons ATGGCGGAGGATTCTGGAGAAATCGAGAAGCTCTATGAGTACTGCGAAAAACTCAACGAAGCCAAAGACAAGTCCCTA AATAAGGTTGATTACGAGGGAATTATAGCAGCAGCGAATGGGAGTGTCAAGGCCAAACAATTGGCGGCACAGATGATACCAAAGTTTTTCAAATTCTTCCCGGACCTCTCCGAGCAAGCTCTTGACCAGCATTTGTACTTGTGCGAAGATGAGGAGCTAGGG GTTCGAGTTCAAGCTATCCGAGGGCTTCCCTTTTTCTGCAAGGATACACCTGAACATCTGGCAAAAATTGTTGATATACTTGGTCAACTTCTTGTAGCTG GAGATAATGTGGAGCGCGATGCGGTGCATAAAGCCCTTATGATGTTATTGCGGCAGGATGTAAAGA CTTCATTAACAGCTTTATTCAAGCACATTGGAGGTTTGGATGATCGAAATGCCGAGGATCTCAGCACTTGGGAGACCATCCGTGAAAAAGTTTTATGCTTTATACGAGACAAG GTGTTTCCTCTGAAAGCTGAACTGTTGAGGCCACAAGCTGAAATGGAGAGGCATGTTGCTAATTTGGTGAAACAG AATTTGCAAGACGTGACTGCAGTGGAGTTTAAATTGTTCATAGACTTTTTGAAAAGCTTGAGCTTATTTGGACAGAACGCGCCTGTTGAGCGAGTTCAAGAGcttgttgaaattattgaagGACAGGCTGACCTAGATGCTCAGTTTAAT GTTTCAGATGGAGATCACATAGATCGGTTTATATCATGCCTAAGCATGGCCCTTCCATTTTTCATG AGGGGTGCATCAAGTAGCAATTTCTTCAGCTATCTGAACAAGCAAATTCTCCCAGTGTTTGACAAG CTTCCTGAAGAACAGAAACTAAGCATGCTCAAGATCCTTGCTGAATGTTCATTTACTGCAAAACCTCAAGATTCAAGACAGCTTCTTCCCGCTGTTGTTCAACTTTTGAAG AAATATTTAGTACGAAGAAAGATTGAAGAAATGAACTTCACTAGTATTGAGTGTTTGCTTTATGCATTTCACCATTTAGCTCACAAG ACTCCTAATGCCTCAAATAGCCTGTGTGGCTACAAGATTGTCACTGGACAAACATCTGACAGGCTTGGAGAAGATTTTTCAGAGCAATATAAAGATTTTACAGAGAG ATTGAGCACTATTGAGGATTTATCTAGAGCAATGATTAAGAAATTGACCCAGGGGATGGCAGATCATAATAAAGCAATGGCTGCAGCAAAattagaagaagaaaaagatgcGATT AAGAAGCAGAAACAGAATGCTACAATGGGACTTCGTTCCTGCAACAACATACTTGCAATGACACTG CCTTTGCACTCAAAAGTACCTTCATTCATTGGCGACAAGAAAATTACCTTGTCATGGAAAGAAACTACCCCCACTGTTGCTGCTGCCGG TAAAAAACGAAGTGCTGCCACTTTATCCAGCACTAGTGCATCCAAAAAGGGTCGTGGAGCAGGAGGAGATTTTCAGAATCCACTTCTTAACAAGGCATTTCAAGGGTTAAACGACGGAAGAGGTAGAGGCAGAGGTCGCGGATGGAGGGGACGTGGTGGTGGAGGGAGAAGTTACCGTTAA